ATATGAACTCCTCAGAAAGCTGGGATAAGCGTCTGTTTTATGTGACATGATCATGTGCTCCTTTGCTTCAGGAATGTAAGGGCAGGAATAGTTGCTCCTGCTTCTGAAGACAATCCTCAGCACTGCATGGccaacagaaaggaaaaaagtcaCTTATTAAGATGCCTTCTAGCCTTTTCCAGCATAGTAAGCAGCTTCGACTGGAAGATAAAGGATTCCAAAAAGCTCCTCTGCTCAGCACAGATGTGCCATACGGGAGTTTAAAAGTGGCTTTAAGAGGCGGCAACCTCTATGGCAAGCAGTGGGGAGAGGTGGGTTTGGGAGCAGAGGAACgcctcctcttcccagaggggacCATCTGCCCCCATTACCAAAAGGATTAAGCAGATACATTCAACCATTTGAAGGGATTCTTCTCCCTAAGCTCTTCATACATCTCTCCCTCTCAGTCAGAGACTAATCACATTAGTTGGGTCAGTGAAACCTCTCCAtttcaaaagggggaggggggaaagaggcaACTGAAACGGCTTATGCCACCCAGAGAGGTTGCATacgttttaaaaaaaagaaagtcgAGACAAAAGAGGAGGAAACCATCTCAGTTTTAGGCATTGCTAGACTGAAGTGTCTTGTCAAAAGCCCTCAAGGAACCCCCGACTGTTTCCAGCCACAAAACCACATGGGACTGTAACAAGTCTTAAAAGCAAGCAGTAAGAAGGATGGTatagagacacacacacaaaaagagagGGCAAGATGGCCTTtgagggccaaactgcacataGTATTTAAGAATGTTTCCCTTGACAGGCTGAGTGATTTTTATAGTTAATAGCCACTGAATTGGGGCATCTTCAATCAGAACCATGGCACAGCCCTCACCCTTTATCATGGTCCTCCCCAGGGTAAATAGATCATGGCTTCCTGAAGATCAATACTATGGCAGGAGCCAATGTTAAAGCCCCCACCCCACCGTGTGGTCTCAATCCACGGGTGCCCACAATCCAACCGCTAATGgctaaagaaaaatgaaggctGCCAGAGCTAACAACATTTAATGTAGTCTGACCCCAGTCTTAACAAAACAGTATTTTCTGGCTGTCTTACAAATAATTCTCTTAACAGCTCTCAAATGGTTTGGGACCCAGATAACTGAAGGATCACCTCTGACCATTATCACCAAGACCTGTACACTTTGGTCTTGCCTCCATCCAAGGCACAAGAGACTGAgccttctcagtaatggcaccCAGGTTTTGCCGTTAGTAACTTGCAGTTATTAACTGGCTAGCCCCTCTCCATTTGTCTTCATTTGTTAATTAAAAGCTGTGTTTAAACATGCCTTCCAGCAAAGAAAGTTACAATCTGCATCAGTGGCTATAaggtttgctgctgtttttaaaaggctTGTTACTGGTATTCTTGTCATTTTTTACGTTTGCTTGTGAACATCGTCACTGAAATGTTTGGCTACTATGAGGGCTCCATTGGGAAACGTCATCACCAAGACATGAAAAAGCATAGCACAATCTCAGTAAAGGAAGAACACTGTGGAGTTTCCAAGTCAACCATGATGGAATCCTTGGCCATTTTCTGGTTTTAATGCGTCTCCATTTTTTGTCTGCTAGAGAGGCCTAAAAAAACACAGCAACTAGTATAGAGAGAAACACTTCAGTTCAGTTACCTGAATAGGCCAGGCAGGGAGAGGCTGCAAGAAGTTTGCCTTATACGGGTAATCAACCATGGCCAAGTTAATCCACGTCTCCCTTAGCCACGCTTTGAAGGGACCAGCATCCGCCTGAGTTTTCAGAGGTTTGCACAGACGAAATGAACATGAGAGCCAGCGCAAACCATcctctgaaggagagagagagagagaataataccACAAAGAGTACTGAGTTAGTTCTTCCCAGCTGTGTTCAGGGTGGAAGCCCATGAACATTAGTGCATTGGAGCATGGTGATCACATGAAGCTGGTCTATACAGAGTCAAACCATTGTGTTACCAAGCGTTTATCATTAAACTAGAGCACAACAAAGATGCAGTACAGACCAAGAGACAAAACATAGGTAGGTTTAGTATCTAGTCTGCTTAAAGCTGCCTACTTGTGGAAGCAAGACGGTCAATTGCCGCCCAGGAATTCATGATGCTTTCTGAGCAGTGCGCCCCACTCATCTTGAAGTCTTGTGTCACAATCTGGTAAAATATGCCACAGGGAGCCAGGCTATCAAACTGCCAGATTGGGGCTGAAGCCGCAAGAGCTCTGTGAACAAAGgcagaaaagacaaaaatcagTTAGTTAAGGTGTGGTCTAGTCAAATACTTGTAGAGAAGAGATGCCTAAGCTTttgacctggattcaaatctcacctcagccATGAGTTGCCCACAACCTCCCAAAGGAGCAGAGGAGCCAAATGGCACTAGAACACAACCAAGTCCAATTGTAGTTATGTGCTTGTCTGATTGCAAATGGAAGGCTGGATTTTCAATCAACCTGCAACAGATCACGAGTGCAAATGCTGCAGAAAAACAACCTTCCCCAAACTGTTCATTTGTTGGTCTTTATCCAGAAATTTGTGACCAAGTTGTGCCCAGCCTAATAAACATGGGTCAAACCAGCGGCACCAACACAGTTTTTCAGGAGGGGGATATTGCTTTTTAGGAAAGGGGAATAAAAGAGAAAGTGAGTAGACTAGAAAAGAAGGACACATGTACAGTAATATTCAAATTCCATATTGCAAGTTGGGATTGGAAAAAAGGTGGGTTCCAGATCTAAGAACTCTTAAAGGCTAGGTTTCTTCAATTTCTATTCTGACTTCTCAGAAAGCATGGGATTTGCTTTGCCCTCTGACCAGGAGTAAGAGTGCaagaaaaaggaagagtgggGTAGGGGGATGTTCACATTTGCCATTCCCAAATCAGGTGAGTAAAACTGGACTAATGACCAGAGATGGATTAGTTTTGGTAAAGACAATTGTTCTCTGGTGATCCCAGGCAGGCATGGGACTCCAGGTGACATCTGAAAGGAAAAGCTATGTGCGGCAGCCATGTGTGAACTGTTTCCTGATTTCTTTTACTCCATAACCAGCTTTGTGATCTActcttgctgaaaagtggtatataaatattcttcttaATAATAGTACTAGAAGCTAGAGCTCTGGTCAGCATGGGAAGTGTAACAGGCTGCTTCCCAATGCAGCCTCAGTATCTACAGAGAGTTGTCTTTTACGGGGAGGGAGAGTTTTCTCAGGAGAGGGGGGCTCAAGGCACAGGCATAAGTTTACTTCTTCAGTGATAAATTTGGCGCTTGCATCGTATCTGAAAATGAAACATGACAATATCTGGTGCTGCTGAACTGTGTGGGTTGCTAGGAGACCCTAAGCCAGAGGACCAGGGCTGGtaatcaaaaagaaaaaagcaccttCAAACCCTTCTTTATATACCCAGTGAAAACttaaatacataagaacagccccactggatcagcccatctagtccagcttcctgtatctcacagcggcccaccaaatgccctagggagcacaccagacaacaagagacctgcatcctggtgccatatACACCATAAACTTGACCATATACAGGACAAGAGAATGCCCACTTTTTATGCTCTGGCTCTTCCAGGTTTGGGGGGACCCACTAATGATGCCCTgcccagattccccccccccccgatcttaaAGGACCCCAATGACATGCAGATTGCATCACTGGGACCTGCATGATTGCATTTCTTCTAAGAAGGGTACAGAATGTACAGCAGATGTACAGAATCCCATAAAGtaacaattttcaaccagcgtgccatggcacatccGTGAGctgtgaatggtccgcaggtgtgctgcaggagtttgcggtggatcatttattagtagggttttAGTAGGGGATAATCACATCCCATTGAGGGATGCgagccccccatcagcagcatgatgtgccttatcaattgtcaaaagactgatggtatgccttgacaattctagtaccttgtcagtgtgccatgggatgaaaagggttgaaaattgctgccaaaCAGGGTAGAACTATGGGACGGCAAAAGGTTAAAATCCTTTTTTCCCTGCAGTTCTGATGTGAATCAGGGCCCTGCACAACTGTTCAcatgaaaaggcaaaaaaaaaaaaaagaattcaggcCTCAGTCACTCAATCTGTGTATTGTATAACTCAATGTTTCAAAACTAGTGGTATTACTACCATTGGTACTTGcaagacccccagacccctgctgcctggcagtgagaccagcaacacaatgcaacaagcagtggtaggaggcttgacttggTAGGTGGAACTCCAgagtgcactttttgcatgcttgaaacagccctcctgtctgccctgagcctcttagcaGTGTTCACTGTGTTGTAACTGGTGAAATCATCACATTTACTTCTAGTGGCACTTCCAgtagatggaccatgcaaagtggtatggaagggacaaacattgagaaacgctggtctaatTTGACTCTTGGATTGGTTCCGAACCCACTGGAATCTTCAAGCATTTGTTGATTCTCTAAAGCCCAAAGTTATTTGTCCTTGGATCAGAAGTACATGCATTAATGTTAGCTTAATGGGAAAGTAGAACCATGCCAGTTTCTTTAGCAACTACCCACCAGAGCAGCCAGTGCTTTCCAATAAATCTCCAGTGCACCGTATTGGACAGCACTGCTTTTCAGCACCCATCTTGCTCTGCACTTACCCAACTACTACATGGGGATATTTCATCCGAAACCAGGCAGCAAGCATCCCTCCATAAGATCCTCCTATGGCAATAACAGGAGTGTTTTTGGCTCCAGGGATTGTTGCCTTCAGGTGCTGAATGAGTACTGCAAAGTCTGCCAGAGCTTGCTCTGATGTCAGGTAGTTCAGATGCTTCGCATCCTGAAATTAGATTGTAGAGTATCTGCATGAAACAAGGAGACTTGTGGTCTCTCCCACCATTCTGCAGGTAGGGAAAGCATCTCTCTGTTCCCCCAGAACTCAAGAGGgagaagccattagttatttgaattttttctgtaaactgctttgtgaactttttgttgaaaagtggtatataaatactgttaataaataataataataagtaatggAAACAGCAATGTGGGGAGTAGTTCAGCACTTCCTATATTCACTGTATGGTCATGGAATGTAATAGGTAATTAGCTCTGCCCTGAGCCTCCACTTGACACAGCCTCTCTCACTGCCACTATTTTGCACCTGGTATTGGCTGATGGATCTTGGGGTGCTAGAGGGAGGAAAAAAGTGGATCCCACAAGCTTGAAGTCTGTCCATACCTGCAGTACAGCATATCACAATGCCACTGACATGATTACTGATGAAAAGGAGGAGGACTCTCTCTGACAATATCATATCCACTTTTGGTATCCATCTACCTGAATACCAGGCATGATGCAGCACAATGCCACAGGAAGAAGCTCTACCATCAGTGGGCAGGACTATGCTCACTTACACTAAAGGAACGCCTTGAAAGCTCACATGGTGAAAAACTGTGTCATACTCAGCACAGCAGAGCTATGAGAGAAGTTGCTGGGCCACTATGATGAAATATGGCTGTATTTAACTGGCTGTGCCACATGCAGTGATCTTCTATTCCCCAGTTTCTCTTATGCAACAATCCAAATGCTTTTATTACTCAGCATGAGATGAGATTGCCCCAACAACATCCTTCAAGTTCCTAGTTGTCCTCTATAATTTAATCTCTGCAGAACCAGTGGAACAGAACAACTCTGTACAACTACAATCGCTACAGAATCTGTGGACCTCTGAATGGGAGAAAACACTTACAGTGAATGATTTGTTTCCAAAGGGCAGGGACTCCCCGTAGTATCTGTGTTCGGCAAATACCAAGATGGCATCAAGCTCTTCAGCCACATTCCACATGAAACCCTGGCAGGGAATAAAGATCATTCAAAGACAGTGAAGACATGAAAAGGAGGGTGCTGTACTGAACTGTATATTAAAGCCAGAGTTCTACATACTGTATTATTAGCAAACCAGGTGATGTCTCCTTCATTGCCAGTGTAGAAGAGCATGCACCCAACATCTCTCTTCCAGTGCTGGTCTGCGATGAGATAGCGCTGCTTGAATGTACGGTTTTCCAAAAAGCCAAAGTGGTCAATCTGTAGAAACAAAGAGCAGAAAGTCCATGATTCAGACAGCAGGTAAAATGGAAAACCCCATGCTGTCCACAAGATGGCTAGGTCTATAatgcaaacataagaacataagaacatccccactggatcaggccatagccccatctagtccagcttcctgtatctcacagcggcccaccaaatgccccagggagcacaccagataacaagagacctcattctggtgccctcccttgcatctggcattctgacatagcccatttcaaaaatcaggaggttgcgcatatgcatcatggcttgtaccccgtaatggatttttcctccagaaacttgtccaatcccctcttaaaggcatccaggccagtcaccatcacgacatcctgcggcaaggagttccacagaccgaacacacgctgagtaacaaaatattttctttagcctgttctaaccctcccaacactaaattttagtggatgtcccctggttctggtgttatgtgagagtgtaaagagcatctccctatccactctgtccatcccctgcataattttgtatgtctcaatcatgtctcccctcaggcgcctcttttctaggctgaagaggcccaaacaccgtagcctttcctcataaggaaggtgctccagccccgtaatcatcttagtcgctctcttttgcaccttttccatttccactatgtcttttttgagatgcggcgaccagaactggacacaatactccaggtgtggccttaccatcgatttgtacaatggcattataatattagctgttttgttctcaatacctttcctaatgatcccaagcatagaattggccttcttcactgccaccgcacattgggtcgaaacattcatcgacctgtccaccaccaccaccccaagatctctctcctgatctgtcacagacagctcagaacccatcaacctgtataggaagttttgattttttgccccaatgtgcatgactttacacttactgacactgcgcatctgccattttgctgcccattctgccagtctggagagatccttctggagctcctcacaatcacttctggtcttcaccacccagaaaagtttggtgtcatctgcaaactttgcaacctcactgctcaaccctgtctccaggtcatttatgaagagattgaaaagcacctaCCCcacgacagatccttggggcataccgcttttcacctctctccattgtgaaaattgcccattgacacccactctctatttcctggcgtccaaccagttctcaatccatgagaggaactgtcctctaattccctgactgtggagttttttcagtagcctttgctgagggaccgtgtcaaatgccttctgaaagtccagatatataatgtccatgggttctcccgcgttcacatgcctgttgaccttttcaaagaattctataaggttcatgaggcaagacttacccttacagaagccatgctgattctccctcagcaaggccttttcatctatgtgttttgagattctatctttgatgaggcattccaccatcttacccaatatagatgttaggctgaccagcctatagtttcccgggtcccccctctttccctttttaaagataggcgtgacatttgctatcctccaatcttctggcaccgtagccgttttgagggacaagttgcatattttagtcaagagatgagcaacttcattcttcaattccttaataactcttgggtggatgccatcagggcccggtgccttattgatctttaatttatcaatgaggtctgaaacatcttctcttttaacctctatctgacttaactcctcggtcaggaggggccgttcccCTCCTCGAAACATTTTCACTAGTGAAATTCACAGGTGCAGAGAACCTTTTGCAACCTGTAGGGATGGTGATGAATACACTGAGCAAAGAAGctcaaaggcaaggcagggagacagTAGATGGAGCTATTGCACAGTCCAAACACTTCTCATTAAGCCAAAGGCAATCATTGGCAACCCTTCGGTTAAGAGCAAGATGTCCACCTGGGCAGTCAAAAAATACAACAATTCTCAAAAGGAGCACAAAATAACTGTTGGGTGGAAGAACAGGTTTGACATTAAGGATTTGCCCATTTGTCAGATCCAGGCATCTCAGGCTGGATGAGGAAGAGCAAACTGTACTAGGTGCTTTAGCAGAAGTCATTCAGAACTCACAGAGAGCCTCCCAGGTTTTATATAGATCAAGGCAACTTTGCAAAGAAACCCAAAAATTACTATCCCACAAAATTCATGCACTAGTCCATTCTCCTCTACATACTTGACAGTCATTTGCTGCAAAATAATTtggaaagaaaattttttaaaaaaaattcaagaggAACGTATCTAGCAAGAAACAGAAGCAAACAGCTACAACTTAAACGAATATAAAAAAACATAGCATCACAAAGCAAGCATGTGCATT
This portion of the Tiliqua scincoides isolate rTilSci1 chromosome 3, rTilSci1.hap2, whole genome shotgun sequence genome encodes:
- the PRCP gene encoding lysosomal Pro-X carboxypeptidase, which translates into the protein MLFYTGNEGDITWFANNTGFMWNVAEELDAILVFAEHRYYGESLPFGNKSFTDAKHLNYLTSEQALADFAVLIQHLKATIPGAKNTPVIAIGGSYGGMLAAWFRMKYPHVVVGALAASAPIWQFDSLAPCGIFYQIVTQDFKMSGAHCSESIMNSWAAIDRLASTKDGLRWLSCSFRLCKPLKTQADAGPFKAWLRETWINLAMVDYPYKANFLQPLPAWPIQELCKYLKDPKLSDKSLLKNIFQAANVYYNYTGHTSCFNLTQIATKSLGVQGWDYQACTEMVMPMCSDGINDMFEPQKWDFHTYSEECFKAWKVRPRLSWIPTCYGGKNISSHSNIIFSNGGLDPWSGGGVTHNITDSLVAIVIPEGAHHLDLRSNSPYDPASVLQARLLEVHYMKTWLANFRLNKR